The Anoplopoma fimbria isolate UVic2021 breed Golden Eagle Sablefish chromosome 20, Afim_UVic_2022, whole genome shotgun sequence genome includes a window with the following:
- the prpf31 gene encoding U4/U6 small nuclear ribonucleoprotein Prp31, whose product MSLADELLADLEEAGDEGDDGLYPDEEEGESDGEETQGKTEGGLEDIPEEMEVDYSKAESVASIAKLRNSKQFSEIMDKISMYSGKQRKNLEDSGPVESDPEYRLIVAANNLTVEIDNELNIIHKFTRDKYSKRFPELESLVPDSLDYIRTVKELGNNLEKCKNNENLQQILTNATIMVVSVTASTTQGSLLSDDELKQLEEACDMALELNQSKHRIYEYVESKMSFIAPNLSIIVGASTAAKIMGIAGGLTNLSKMPACNLMLLGAQRRTLSGFSSTSLLPHTGYIYHCDVVQSLPPDLRRKAARLVSAKCTLAARVDSFHESSVGKVGYDLKEEIERKFDKWQEPPPVKQVKPLPAPLDGQRKKRGGRRYRKMKERLGLTEIRKHANRMTFAEIEDDAYQEDLGFSLGQLGKSGSGRVRQAQVNDATKARISKSLQRTLQKQSMTYGGKSTVRDRSSGTSSSVAFTPLQGLEIVNPQAAEKKVAEANQKYFSNMAEFLKVKKEAKM is encoded by the exons ATGTCCCTGGCGGACGAGCTCCTGGCCGATTTGGAGGAGGCCGGAGATGAGGGGGATGATGGGTTGTAtccagatgaagaggagggggaaagtGATGGAGAAGAAACACAGGGAAAGACAGAAGGAGGGTTGGAGGACATcccagaggagatggaggtggaCTACAGCAAAGCTGAGAGTGTTGCGTCCATCGCTAAGCTCCGCAATAGCAAACAG TTTTCAGAGATTATGGACAAAATTTCCATGTATAGCGGAAAGCAGCGCAAGAACTTAGAGG acTCAGGTCCTGTCGAGTCCGACCCAGAATACAGACTGATTGTCGCAGCCAATAACCTCACAGTGGAGATCGACAATGAGCTCA ATATCATTCACAAGTTTACCCGGGACAAGTACTCCAAGAGGTTTCCAGAGCTCGAGTCTCTGGTGCCAGATTCTCTAGATTACATCCGCACAGTCAAG GAATTGGGAAACAATCTAGAGAAATGCAAGAACAATGAAAATCTCCAGCAAATCCTCACCAATGCCACCATTATGGTTGTCAGTGTCACAGCCTCGACCACACAGGG GTCACTGCTAAGTGACGATGAACTGAAGCAACTAGAGGAGGCGTGTGACATGGCTCTGGAGTTGAACCAGTCTAAACACAGGATCTATGAATACGTGGAGTCCAAGATGTCATTCATTGCCCCAAATCTGTCCATCATTGTGGGAGCTTCAACAGCTGCCAAGATCATGG GTATCGCCGGCGGCCTCACTAACCTCTCTAAGATGCCCGCCTGTAACCTGATGCTGTTGGGAGCTCAGAGGAGAACCTTGTCTGGCTTTAGCAGCACCTCCCTGCTGCCCCACACCGGCTACATCTACCACTGTGATGTTGTGCAGTCACTACCACCT GACCTCAGGAGGAaggcagctcgtctggtgtctGCAAAATGCACTCTGGCTGCCCGAGTGGACAGTTTCCATGAGAGTTCAGTTGGCAAG GTTGGCTACGATCTAAAAGAAGAAATAGAGAGGAAGTTCGATAAATGGCAGGAGCCTCCGCCAGTGAAGCAGGTCAAACCACTGCCAGCCCCTCTGGAtggacagaggaagaagagaggaggaaggag GTATCGAAAGATGAAGGAGCGTCTGGGACTGACTGAGATCCGGAAACATGCCAACAGAATGACCTTTGCAGAG attgAAGACGATGCGTATCAGGAGGATCTGGGCTTCAGTCTTGGTCAGCTGGGAAAGAGTGGTAGCGGTCGTGTCCGGCAGGCTCAAGTCAATGACGCCACCAAGGCCAGAATCTCCAAATCCTTacag AGGACCTTGCAGAAGCAGAGCATGACGTACGGAGGAAAGTCCACAGTCAGAGACCGCTCCTCAGGAACCAGCTCCAGTGTGGCGTTCACTCCCCTTCAG GGCTTGGAGATAGTGAACCCACAGGCTGCAGAAAAGAAGGTGGCTGAAGCCAACCAGAAGTACTTCTCCAACATGGCGGAGTTCCTCAAAGTCAAGAAAGAAGCTAAGATGTGA